Proteins from one Gossypium raimondii isolate GPD5lz chromosome 8, ASM2569854v1, whole genome shotgun sequence genomic window:
- the LOC105791897 gene encoding inactive poly [ADP-ribose] polymerase RCD1 isoform X1 has protein sequence MEAPNAMVLDSKPLVLHGMKRKRETQHTSYFPGASHVIPPQFPSLCLAFQKHDKRRRLEDCEGRVVSCGYTSKRSLLLCYSNFKKTGIPKRIMFYEKGEWTDFPNDLIASIRKDLVTKKPAIEVEIDSQSFVLDFLHMFRLELKTGMRHPIAWIDEAGGCFFPEIFTGEDEAYPCCKDECANNQEFLFSESYAPHEIKLHLEIGINGVEQPKLECSGESSSFVRHFQIAQKPASSYSAVEAEDNCNRSADGKPNKAVEDIQEKKKNLVPESEFVDVQFNEPLESSTVEKMFLMGMNTCEGVDILDIRPCSSTQYRLERFKKQVQIMKKYRGTANVQRAWLASSKKALPTIMKHGLADCRLSSIPDLYAAGVHLAAAEFTNGSAKYCDVDENGVQYMILCCVIMGKTELLFPESGQCFPSNEDVDSGVDDLHHPKYYITWNMNINTHIYPEFIVSFKLSSNAKVFVVPTGNSVGSEANHAISGVTASSKGVQGCLPASAGELGSSKHQNSDSGGSQENDPSLGSNTSKTPKSPWMPFPMLFAAISNKIPRMDMDQVANHYELFRAKKITRDDFVKKLRLIVGDNLLRSTITSLQSKIPSRHELEVAKQNMKGPGSL, from the exons AACGCCATGGTATTGGATAGTAAGCCTTTGGTTCTACATGGCATGAAGAGGAAGCGGGAAACACAGCATACATCATATTTTCCTGGGGCCTCGCATGTGATACCACCACAGTTTCCCAGCTTGTGTTTAGCTTTCCAGAAACATGACAAGCGCAGGAGATTGGAGGATTGCGAAGGCAGAGTTGTGAGTTGTGGTTATACTTCAAAAAGATCTTTGTTACTTTGctattcaaattttaagaaaacagGCATTCCAAAGCGCATAATGTTCTATGAGAAAGGTGAATGGACTGATTTTCCCAACGATCTTATTGCCTCAATCAGGAAAGATCTCGTCACAAAGAAGCCAGCTATTGAGGTTGAGATAGACAGTCAATCTTTTGTGCTAGATTTCTTGCATATGTTTCGATTGGAGCTGAAAACTGGCATGAGACACCCCATTGCTTGGATTGATGAAGCAGGTGGCTGTTTCTTTCCTGAGATTTTTACTGGTGAGGATGAAGCATACCCGTGCTGCAAAGATGAATGTGCGAATAACCAAGAATTCTTGTTTAGTGAATCTTATGCCCCTCATGAGATCAAGCTACATCTTGAGATTGGCATTAATGGTGTTGAGCAACCAAAGTTGGAATGTAGTGGGGAGTCGAGTTCTTTTGTGAGACATTTTCAAATTGCTCAGAAACCTGCCTCCAGTTATTCTGCTGTGGAAGCCGAGGATAATTGCAATAGGAGTGCCGATGGAAAACCCAATAAAGCTGTTGAGGATAttcaagagaaaaagaaaaacttagttCCCGAAAGCGAGTTTGTTGATGTACAGTTCAATGAGCCATTGGAGTCTTCAACTGTTGAAAAGATGTTTCTTATGGGTATGAACACTTGTGAAGGTGTGGATATTCTTGATATAAGACCCTGCTCCAGTACACAATATAGATTAGAGCGTTTCAAGAAGCAGGTCCAAATTATGAAGAAGTATCGGGGGACTGCAAATGTTCAACGTGCATGGCTTGCTTCCTCTAAAAAAGCATTGCCTACCATCATGAAGCATGGGCTTGCAGACTGCCGTCTTTCTTCAATCCCAGACTTATATGCCGCTGGTGTTCATCTTGCTGCAGCAGAATTTACTAATGGCAG TGCAAAGTATTGTGATGTTGACGAAAATGGAGTACAGTACATGATATTATGTTGCGTAATAATGGGAAAGACGGAGCTTCTTTTCCCTGAAAGTGGACAATGTTTTCCTAGCAATGAGGATGTTGATAGTGGAGTGGATGATCTTCATCATCCGAAGTATTATATTACCTGGAACATGAATATTAACACCCACATTTATCCTGAATTTATTGTTAGTTTCAAACTCTCCTCGAATGCTAAAG TTTTTGTGGTACCAACAGGGAATTCGGTTGGAAGTGAGGCTAATCATGCTATTTCAGGTGTCACTGCATCTTCAAAAGGAGTCCAAGGTTGTTTACCAGCATCTGCTGGTGAATTG GGGAGTTCTAAACACCAAAATTCAGATTCAGGGGGATCCCAAGAAAATGATCCTAGTCTGGGTTCAAACACTTCAAAGACCCCTAAATCCCCTTGGATGCCTTTCCCTATGTTGTTTGCTGCTATCTCAAATAAGATTCCCCGTATGGATATGGACCAAGTTGCTAATCATTATGAACTGTTCAGG GCAAAGAAGATAACTCGTGATGATTTTGTCAAAAAGTTGAGATTGATAGTTGGAGATAATTTGCTGAGGTCAACAATAACTTCACTGCAAAGCAAG ATACCATCGAGGCATGAATTAGAGGTGGCAAAGCAGAACATGAAGGGTCCTGGAAGCCTCTGA
- the LOC105791897 gene encoding inactive poly [ADP-ribose] polymerase RCD1 isoform X2, whose amino-acid sequence MEAPNAMVLDSKPLVLHGMKRKRETQHTSYFPGASHVIPPQFPSLCLAFQKHDKRRRLEDCEGRVVSCGYTSKRSLLLCYSNFKKTGIPKRIMFYEKGEWTDFPNDLIASIRKDLVTKKPAIEVEIDSQSFVLDFLHMFRLELKTGMRHPIAWIDEAGGCFFPEIFTGEDEAYPCCKDECANNQEFLFSESYAPHEIKLHLEIGINGVEQPKLECSGESSSFVRHFQIAQKPASSYSAVEAEDNCNRSADGKPNKAVEDIQEKKKNLVPESEFVDVQFNEPLESSTVEKMFLMGMNTCEGVDILDIRPCSSTQYRLERFKKQVQIMKKYRGTANVQRAWLASSKKALPTIMKHGLADCRLSSIPDLYAAGVHLAAAEFTNGSAKYCDVDENGVQYMILCCVIMGKTELLFPESGQCFPSNEDVDSGVDDLHHPKYYITWNMNINTHIYPEFIVSFKLSSNAKGNSVGSEANHAISGVTASSKGVQGCLPASAGELGSSKHQNSDSGGSQENDPSLGSNTSKTPKSPWMPFPMLFAAISNKIPRMDMDQVANHYELFRAKKITRDDFVKKLRLIVGDNLLRSTITSLQSKIPSRHELEVAKQNMKGPGSL is encoded by the exons AACGCCATGGTATTGGATAGTAAGCCTTTGGTTCTACATGGCATGAAGAGGAAGCGGGAAACACAGCATACATCATATTTTCCTGGGGCCTCGCATGTGATACCACCACAGTTTCCCAGCTTGTGTTTAGCTTTCCAGAAACATGACAAGCGCAGGAGATTGGAGGATTGCGAAGGCAGAGTTGTGAGTTGTGGTTATACTTCAAAAAGATCTTTGTTACTTTGctattcaaattttaagaaaacagGCATTCCAAAGCGCATAATGTTCTATGAGAAAGGTGAATGGACTGATTTTCCCAACGATCTTATTGCCTCAATCAGGAAAGATCTCGTCACAAAGAAGCCAGCTATTGAGGTTGAGATAGACAGTCAATCTTTTGTGCTAGATTTCTTGCATATGTTTCGATTGGAGCTGAAAACTGGCATGAGACACCCCATTGCTTGGATTGATGAAGCAGGTGGCTGTTTCTTTCCTGAGATTTTTACTGGTGAGGATGAAGCATACCCGTGCTGCAAAGATGAATGTGCGAATAACCAAGAATTCTTGTTTAGTGAATCTTATGCCCCTCATGAGATCAAGCTACATCTTGAGATTGGCATTAATGGTGTTGAGCAACCAAAGTTGGAATGTAGTGGGGAGTCGAGTTCTTTTGTGAGACATTTTCAAATTGCTCAGAAACCTGCCTCCAGTTATTCTGCTGTGGAAGCCGAGGATAATTGCAATAGGAGTGCCGATGGAAAACCCAATAAAGCTGTTGAGGATAttcaagagaaaaagaaaaacttagttCCCGAAAGCGAGTTTGTTGATGTACAGTTCAATGAGCCATTGGAGTCTTCAACTGTTGAAAAGATGTTTCTTATGGGTATGAACACTTGTGAAGGTGTGGATATTCTTGATATAAGACCCTGCTCCAGTACACAATATAGATTAGAGCGTTTCAAGAAGCAGGTCCAAATTATGAAGAAGTATCGGGGGACTGCAAATGTTCAACGTGCATGGCTTGCTTCCTCTAAAAAAGCATTGCCTACCATCATGAAGCATGGGCTTGCAGACTGCCGTCTTTCTTCAATCCCAGACTTATATGCCGCTGGTGTTCATCTTGCTGCAGCAGAATTTACTAATGGCAG TGCAAAGTATTGTGATGTTGACGAAAATGGAGTACAGTACATGATATTATGTTGCGTAATAATGGGAAAGACGGAGCTTCTTTTCCCTGAAAGTGGACAATGTTTTCCTAGCAATGAGGATGTTGATAGTGGAGTGGATGATCTTCATCATCCGAAGTATTATATTACCTGGAACATGAATATTAACACCCACATTTATCCTGAATTTATTGTTAGTTTCAAACTCTCCTCGAATGCTAAAG GGAATTCGGTTGGAAGTGAGGCTAATCATGCTATTTCAGGTGTCACTGCATCTTCAAAAGGAGTCCAAGGTTGTTTACCAGCATCTGCTGGTGAATTG GGGAGTTCTAAACACCAAAATTCAGATTCAGGGGGATCCCAAGAAAATGATCCTAGTCTGGGTTCAAACACTTCAAAGACCCCTAAATCCCCTTGGATGCCTTTCCCTATGTTGTTTGCTGCTATCTCAAATAAGATTCCCCGTATGGATATGGACCAAGTTGCTAATCATTATGAACTGTTCAGG GCAAAGAAGATAACTCGTGATGATTTTGTCAAAAAGTTGAGATTGATAGTTGGAGATAATTTGCTGAGGTCAACAATAACTTCACTGCAAAGCAAG ATACCATCGAGGCATGAATTAGAGGTGGCAAAGCAGAACATGAAGGGTCCTGGAAGCCTCTGA
- the LOC105791897 gene encoding inactive poly [ADP-ribose] polymerase RCD1 isoform X3 gives MEAPNAMVLDSKPLVLHGMKRKRETQHTSYFPGASHVIPPQFPSLCLAFQKHDKRRRLEDCEGRVVSCGYTSKRSLLLCYSNFKKTGIPKRIMFYEKGEWTDFPNDLIASIRKDLVTKKPAIEVEIDSQSFVLDFLHMFRLELKTGMRHPIAWIDEAGGCFFPEIFTGEDEAYPCCKDECANNQEFLFSESYAPHEIKLHLEIGINGVEQPKLECSGESSSFVRHFQIAQKPASSYSAVEAEDNCNRSADGKPNKAVEDIQEKKKNLVPESEFVDVQFNEPLESSTVEKMFLMGMNTCEGVDILDIRPCSSTQYRLERFKKQVQIMKKYRGTANVQRAWLASSKKALPTIMKHGLADCRLSSIPDLYAAGVHLAAAEFTNGSAKYCDVDENGVQYMILCCVIMGKTELLFPESGQCFPSNEDVDSGVDDLHHPKYYITWNMNINTHIYPEFIVSFKLSSNAKGVTASSKGVQGCLPASAGELGSSKHQNSDSGGSQENDPSLGSNTSKTPKSPWMPFPMLFAAISNKIPRMDMDQVANHYELFRAKKITRDDFVKKLRLIVGDNLLRSTITSLQSKIPSRHELEVAKQNMKGPGSL, from the exons AACGCCATGGTATTGGATAGTAAGCCTTTGGTTCTACATGGCATGAAGAGGAAGCGGGAAACACAGCATACATCATATTTTCCTGGGGCCTCGCATGTGATACCACCACAGTTTCCCAGCTTGTGTTTAGCTTTCCAGAAACATGACAAGCGCAGGAGATTGGAGGATTGCGAAGGCAGAGTTGTGAGTTGTGGTTATACTTCAAAAAGATCTTTGTTACTTTGctattcaaattttaagaaaacagGCATTCCAAAGCGCATAATGTTCTATGAGAAAGGTGAATGGACTGATTTTCCCAACGATCTTATTGCCTCAATCAGGAAAGATCTCGTCACAAAGAAGCCAGCTATTGAGGTTGAGATAGACAGTCAATCTTTTGTGCTAGATTTCTTGCATATGTTTCGATTGGAGCTGAAAACTGGCATGAGACACCCCATTGCTTGGATTGATGAAGCAGGTGGCTGTTTCTTTCCTGAGATTTTTACTGGTGAGGATGAAGCATACCCGTGCTGCAAAGATGAATGTGCGAATAACCAAGAATTCTTGTTTAGTGAATCTTATGCCCCTCATGAGATCAAGCTACATCTTGAGATTGGCATTAATGGTGTTGAGCAACCAAAGTTGGAATGTAGTGGGGAGTCGAGTTCTTTTGTGAGACATTTTCAAATTGCTCAGAAACCTGCCTCCAGTTATTCTGCTGTGGAAGCCGAGGATAATTGCAATAGGAGTGCCGATGGAAAACCCAATAAAGCTGTTGAGGATAttcaagagaaaaagaaaaacttagttCCCGAAAGCGAGTTTGTTGATGTACAGTTCAATGAGCCATTGGAGTCTTCAACTGTTGAAAAGATGTTTCTTATGGGTATGAACACTTGTGAAGGTGTGGATATTCTTGATATAAGACCCTGCTCCAGTACACAATATAGATTAGAGCGTTTCAAGAAGCAGGTCCAAATTATGAAGAAGTATCGGGGGACTGCAAATGTTCAACGTGCATGGCTTGCTTCCTCTAAAAAAGCATTGCCTACCATCATGAAGCATGGGCTTGCAGACTGCCGTCTTTCTTCAATCCCAGACTTATATGCCGCTGGTGTTCATCTTGCTGCAGCAGAATTTACTAATGGCAG TGCAAAGTATTGTGATGTTGACGAAAATGGAGTACAGTACATGATATTATGTTGCGTAATAATGGGAAAGACGGAGCTTCTTTTCCCTGAAAGTGGACAATGTTTTCCTAGCAATGAGGATGTTGATAGTGGAGTGGATGATCTTCATCATCCGAAGTATTATATTACCTGGAACATGAATATTAACACCCACATTTATCCTGAATTTATTGTTAGTTTCAAACTCTCCTCGAATGCTAAAG GTGTCACTGCATCTTCAAAAGGAGTCCAAGGTTGTTTACCAGCATCTGCTGGTGAATTG GGGAGTTCTAAACACCAAAATTCAGATTCAGGGGGATCCCAAGAAAATGATCCTAGTCTGGGTTCAAACACTTCAAAGACCCCTAAATCCCCTTGGATGCCTTTCCCTATGTTGTTTGCTGCTATCTCAAATAAGATTCCCCGTATGGATATGGACCAAGTTGCTAATCATTATGAACTGTTCAGG GCAAAGAAGATAACTCGTGATGATTTTGTCAAAAAGTTGAGATTGATAGTTGGAGATAATTTGCTGAGGTCAACAATAACTTCACTGCAAAGCAAG ATACCATCGAGGCATGAATTAGAGGTGGCAAAGCAGAACATGAAGGGTCCTGGAAGCCTCTGA
- the LOC105791897 gene encoding inactive poly [ADP-ribose] polymerase RCD1 isoform X5: MEAPNAMVLDSKPLVLHGMKRKRETQHTSYFPGASHVIPPQFPSLCLAFQKHDKRRRLEDCEGRVVSCGYTSKRSLLLCYSNFKKTGIPKRIMFYEKGEWTDFPNDLIASIRKDLVTKKPAIEVEIDSQSFVLDFLHMFRLELKTGMRHPIAWIDEAGGCFFPEIFTGEDEAYPCCKDECANNQEFLFSESYAPHEIKLHLEIGINGVEQPKLECSGESSSFVRHFQIAQKPASSYSAVEAEDNCNRSADGKPNKAVEDIQEKKKNLVPESEFVDVQFNEPLESSTVEKMFLMGMNTCEGVDILDIRPCSSTQYRLERFKKQVQIMKKYRGTANVQRAWLASSKKALPTIMKHGLADCRLSSIPDLYAAGVHLAAAEFTNGSAKYCDVDENGVQYMILCCVIMGKTELLFPESGQCFPSNEDVDSGVDDLHHPKYYITWNMNINTHIYPEFIVSFKLSSNAKGNSVGSEANHAISGVTASSKGVQGCLPASAGELV; the protein is encoded by the exons AACGCCATGGTATTGGATAGTAAGCCTTTGGTTCTACATGGCATGAAGAGGAAGCGGGAAACACAGCATACATCATATTTTCCTGGGGCCTCGCATGTGATACCACCACAGTTTCCCAGCTTGTGTTTAGCTTTCCAGAAACATGACAAGCGCAGGAGATTGGAGGATTGCGAAGGCAGAGTTGTGAGTTGTGGTTATACTTCAAAAAGATCTTTGTTACTTTGctattcaaattttaagaaaacagGCATTCCAAAGCGCATAATGTTCTATGAGAAAGGTGAATGGACTGATTTTCCCAACGATCTTATTGCCTCAATCAGGAAAGATCTCGTCACAAAGAAGCCAGCTATTGAGGTTGAGATAGACAGTCAATCTTTTGTGCTAGATTTCTTGCATATGTTTCGATTGGAGCTGAAAACTGGCATGAGACACCCCATTGCTTGGATTGATGAAGCAGGTGGCTGTTTCTTTCCTGAGATTTTTACTGGTGAGGATGAAGCATACCCGTGCTGCAAAGATGAATGTGCGAATAACCAAGAATTCTTGTTTAGTGAATCTTATGCCCCTCATGAGATCAAGCTACATCTTGAGATTGGCATTAATGGTGTTGAGCAACCAAAGTTGGAATGTAGTGGGGAGTCGAGTTCTTTTGTGAGACATTTTCAAATTGCTCAGAAACCTGCCTCCAGTTATTCTGCTGTGGAAGCCGAGGATAATTGCAATAGGAGTGCCGATGGAAAACCCAATAAAGCTGTTGAGGATAttcaagagaaaaagaaaaacttagttCCCGAAAGCGAGTTTGTTGATGTACAGTTCAATGAGCCATTGGAGTCTTCAACTGTTGAAAAGATGTTTCTTATGGGTATGAACACTTGTGAAGGTGTGGATATTCTTGATATAAGACCCTGCTCCAGTACACAATATAGATTAGAGCGTTTCAAGAAGCAGGTCCAAATTATGAAGAAGTATCGGGGGACTGCAAATGTTCAACGTGCATGGCTTGCTTCCTCTAAAAAAGCATTGCCTACCATCATGAAGCATGGGCTTGCAGACTGCCGTCTTTCTTCAATCCCAGACTTATATGCCGCTGGTGTTCATCTTGCTGCAGCAGAATTTACTAATGGCAG TGCAAAGTATTGTGATGTTGACGAAAATGGAGTACAGTACATGATATTATGTTGCGTAATAATGGGAAAGACGGAGCTTCTTTTCCCTGAAAGTGGACAATGTTTTCCTAGCAATGAGGATGTTGATAGTGGAGTGGATGATCTTCATCATCCGAAGTATTATATTACCTGGAACATGAATATTAACACCCACATTTATCCTGAATTTATTGTTAGTTTCAAACTCTCCTCGAATGCTAAAG GGAATTCGGTTGGAAGTGAGGCTAATCATGCTATTTCAGGTGTCACTGCATCTTCAAAAGGAGTCCAAGGTTGTTTACCAGCATCTGCTGGTGAATTG GTGTAG
- the LOC105791897 gene encoding inactive poly [ADP-ribose] polymerase RCD1 isoform X4 — translation MEAPNAMVLDSKPLVLHGMKRKRETQHTSYFPGASHVIPPQFPSLCLAFQKHDKRRRLEDCEGRVVSCGYTSKRSLLLCYSNFKKTGIPKRIMFYEKGEWTDFPNDLIASIRKDLVTKKPAIEVEIDSQSFVLDFLHMFRLELKTGMRHPIAWIDEAGGCFFPEIFTGEDEAYPCCKDECANNQEFLFSESYAPHEIKLHLEIGINGVEQPKLECSGESSSFVRHFQIAQKPASSYSAVEAEDNCNRSADGKPNKAVEDIQEKKKNLVPESEFVDVQFNEPLESSTVEKMFLMGMNTCEGVDILDIRPCSSTQYRLERFKKQVQIMKKYRGTANVQRAWLASSKKALPTIMKHGLADCRLSSIPDLYAAGVHLAAAEFTNGSAKYCDVDENGVQYMILCCVIMGKTELLFPESGQCFPSNEDVDSGVDDLHHPKYYITWNMNINTHIYPEFIVSFKLSSNAKVFVVPTGNSVGSEANHAISGVTASSKGVQGCLPASAGELV, via the exons AACGCCATGGTATTGGATAGTAAGCCTTTGGTTCTACATGGCATGAAGAGGAAGCGGGAAACACAGCATACATCATATTTTCCTGGGGCCTCGCATGTGATACCACCACAGTTTCCCAGCTTGTGTTTAGCTTTCCAGAAACATGACAAGCGCAGGAGATTGGAGGATTGCGAAGGCAGAGTTGTGAGTTGTGGTTATACTTCAAAAAGATCTTTGTTACTTTGctattcaaattttaagaaaacagGCATTCCAAAGCGCATAATGTTCTATGAGAAAGGTGAATGGACTGATTTTCCCAACGATCTTATTGCCTCAATCAGGAAAGATCTCGTCACAAAGAAGCCAGCTATTGAGGTTGAGATAGACAGTCAATCTTTTGTGCTAGATTTCTTGCATATGTTTCGATTGGAGCTGAAAACTGGCATGAGACACCCCATTGCTTGGATTGATGAAGCAGGTGGCTGTTTCTTTCCTGAGATTTTTACTGGTGAGGATGAAGCATACCCGTGCTGCAAAGATGAATGTGCGAATAACCAAGAATTCTTGTTTAGTGAATCTTATGCCCCTCATGAGATCAAGCTACATCTTGAGATTGGCATTAATGGTGTTGAGCAACCAAAGTTGGAATGTAGTGGGGAGTCGAGTTCTTTTGTGAGACATTTTCAAATTGCTCAGAAACCTGCCTCCAGTTATTCTGCTGTGGAAGCCGAGGATAATTGCAATAGGAGTGCCGATGGAAAACCCAATAAAGCTGTTGAGGATAttcaagagaaaaagaaaaacttagttCCCGAAAGCGAGTTTGTTGATGTACAGTTCAATGAGCCATTGGAGTCTTCAACTGTTGAAAAGATGTTTCTTATGGGTATGAACACTTGTGAAGGTGTGGATATTCTTGATATAAGACCCTGCTCCAGTACACAATATAGATTAGAGCGTTTCAAGAAGCAGGTCCAAATTATGAAGAAGTATCGGGGGACTGCAAATGTTCAACGTGCATGGCTTGCTTCCTCTAAAAAAGCATTGCCTACCATCATGAAGCATGGGCTTGCAGACTGCCGTCTTTCTTCAATCCCAGACTTATATGCCGCTGGTGTTCATCTTGCTGCAGCAGAATTTACTAATGGCAG TGCAAAGTATTGTGATGTTGACGAAAATGGAGTACAGTACATGATATTATGTTGCGTAATAATGGGAAAGACGGAGCTTCTTTTCCCTGAAAGTGGACAATGTTTTCCTAGCAATGAGGATGTTGATAGTGGAGTGGATGATCTTCATCATCCGAAGTATTATATTACCTGGAACATGAATATTAACACCCACATTTATCCTGAATTTATTGTTAGTTTCAAACTCTCCTCGAATGCTAAAG TTTTTGTGGTACCAACAGGGAATTCGGTTGGAAGTGAGGCTAATCATGCTATTTCAGGTGTCACTGCATCTTCAAAAGGAGTCCAAGGTTGTTTACCAGCATCTGCTGGTGAATTG GTGTAG